Below is a window of Sporosarcina ureae DNA.
CATAATGCCGAGATGGAACATGTGGAAGCAAATCGAATTGACGAACTATCGACGATGAAGTTTCGTTCAAAAGAAGACGGGTGGTAAAGTGGCTAAATCGAAAAAGAAAAAAGAGGTTAAAGACTCTGTCGAAGTATCAGAAAAAAAGTCGATCGGCTTTTTTCAGATTTTACTCGCATGGATCATCATTCCTCTTATGTTCACAACAGCTGTTGTCTTAATAATAGCTAAAGTAGCAGATGTTAACGTTTTCGATCAGGCGAAAGAATGGACATCAAAAGTCCCGTTCTTGGAACAAAAAGCACCTGATGAAAAAGTCGAAGGAGATCTAATATTAGAAGAACGTGTAATTTCTCTACAAGCAGAAATCCAAGAAAAAGAAGCACAATTATTCGAAGTGCAAGATGAGCTTACTCAAGTGAAAGACTCCAATGAAACTCTTGTAATCGAAAAAGAAAAACTGAATGAAGAGATCGAGAAGCTAAAACTAGAAAAAAGTGAATCCAAACGTGATTTCAAAGAAATTGTTACGACATATGAGCAAATGTCGGCTAAATCATCGGCTCCTGTCATTACCAAAATGGGCGATGCAGAAGCCATTCAAATATTATCTAGTCTAAAGCCCGCTACGCTAGCAGCTATACTAGAGAAAATGTCCCCTGAAGAGGCCGCTAAATATACTTCTATGCTTACAAAGTAGTATAATAGTAATTGAGGGAGGTGAAAAAGTGGACTTAGGACTATTAATGGGCATAGGTTCTCCAAGCATTCCTATGAATTCAGCCCCTTCTACAGTGAATATTGAAGGAGAAGGGTTCGGAAGTGTATTCCAAAGTTTGATGTCCGCAACCGCTATTCCTGCAAAATCCCAGACACTAGGCGCTGATCAAGAGTTGACTAAATTACTCGGCGAAGTTCTCAACGTTGATTCGTTGGAAGAGTTAGAAGGACTTCTTGAGGAGTTAAAGCAATCTGTGAAGTCGCCTATTGTAGCTCAATTATTGAAAGAGGCTGGATTACGTCAATCGATTTTGGTGAAGGAAACGAGTGCTGAAAAAATACTTTCCGAAATGGTGGAAGAAAATGCAGTAGTAAAACCAGAGGAATTACTTACGCAAATAATTTCTAGTCTCGAAAAGGAAAGTTTGGTTAATGGTAATACGGAATTAAATTTAACAGATCTACAAAACCTTCATAAGTTTCCAAGTCTGCAACAATTAGCTGCTCTTATTAGTGAAGATCCTGATAAACTAATAGAAGTAATTACAAATGTCCTAGAAGACGTCGGCGTGACAAAAGAACAACTAGATGATATTGCAGCTACAGGAGACATTTGGTATGTGCTCGGAGTATTACAGCAATTGCCTTCTGAAAAAAATAAAATAGCTATGGAGCAATTACCGCCAAAAGTCACCGTTGAATTAACTGCATTGCTAAAAACAATTGAACTAACAGCACATAAGATGGATTTATTTACAAAACAAATAGATTTGGTGAAAACAATCCAACCAATTCTTTCTCAGTTTGCAAGTCAGTTAGAGGCGAAAGTTATACAACCTGAAGTGAAGCAATCTGTGCAAATTCCATCTGCTATGCAACATGTTATTCGATTTACAACAGAGCAATCTGCAGCTGATGCGAAACAACAAGATCAACAATCTAAGGCAAGTGAGACAGTCGCACCAGTATCAGCCGCCACACAGACTGAAGCTAGACCTGTATTCCAGATGAATACCACAGAGAAAGTACCAGAAAGTCGAAGTGAAACTCTGATGCGTGAATTCCAAGCTGTATTGAACCGCGCGAACTTTGGTCAGACGAATGGAATGAACCGGATTTCAATCAAACTGTATCCGGAACATCTTGGACAAATTCGAATTGAATTACTGGAAGTTAACGGTGTGATGACAGCGAGGATTTTGGCATCTACAGCGATGGCACGTGAAATGCTCGACAGCCAAATGCATCAATTGCGACATGCCTTCAATCAACAGAACTTGCAAGTGGACAGAATCGACCTATCACAAACACTTCAAGATCCGTCGAAGAGTGATAGAGAACAAGCTTTCAACAAGCAAAACCAGCAACAAAAAGAACAAGCTACCGATCAAAATGAAACTCAAGATGAACAGCAACAAACATTCCAAGAATTCATGATTGAACTGGAGGCGTAAACATTGCCAGAAGGAACAAATTCTACAACAACTAATAGTACGATTACAGATTCCATGTATCTAGTCAATAAGCAACGTGATCAGCGGAAAACCGGACCCGATACAATGGGAAAAGACGCGTTCATGAAAATATTGATTGCACAGATGGCGAATCAAGATCCAACGAATCCGATGAAAGATACAGAATTTGTTGCACAGATGGCACAATTCTCTTCATTGGAACAAACGATGAACTTAGCGAATGCATTTGAAAAATTTGCAGCTTCACAAAATCAAAGTCAATTGATTCAATACAATAGCTTTGTTGGCAAAGAGATACGTTGGCATGAAGTCTCCGACAAAAAAGGTGAGGATGATAAGCCGATCATCAATGAAGGTACAGGGGTCATACAGTCCATTAAGTATATCGACGGCTCAGTAATCTTTACGATGGCAGGCGGCAAAGAGTTATCACCAGGAAACATTTCAGAAGTAATGGGAAATGGTTCTAGTTCAGGCTCTGGAGCAATTGGTCAACCGAATAATCTAGTACAAGCCAGTATGTTAATTGGCAAGACGGTAGGATATATGGAAGGCGAAGAAGAGCGTACAGGAAAAGTCATATCTGTTACGAATAAAGAAGGTAGTTTACATTATATATTGCAAGACGGTACGAAAATCGAAGGTAAGCAATTTACAACAATCAGTGAATAATTGAATGGAGCGATGTCATGAACAAGATCGATATCCATCGCATTCCATCGCCGCCACCCATACGCCAAGGACAGATACAAGCACAATCGAAGCAGTCATTTCTCGAACACTTACAGCACGCGACACAGCCAGAAAAACTAAAGATCAGTAAACATGCAAGCGACCGGCTGCAAGAACGGGGTATTCAAATGACCGACTCAGAATGGGCGCATATCTCACAAAAAGTAGACGAGGCGAAGAGGAAGGGAATCCGTGAATCACTCGTGTTGACTGATCAAGCTGCACTCATTGTTAGTGCAAAGAACTCAACCGTTATCACAGCGATGAACCGCATGGAAGCGAAGGACCAACTATTTACGAATATTGACGGCACGATACTACTCAGCTAAACAAGGCAGGACCTTAACAGGATGCCATTGCACCGCCGACTGATTGACGCGGTGCACTCCAAAACCGAGAGGGGAAACTACATTATGCTTCGTTCAATGTACTCAGGAATATCAGGATTAAAAAACTTTCAAACTAAATTGGATGTAATTGGTAACAACATTGCAAATGTCAATACGTATGGCTTTAAAAAAGGTAGAGTAGTTTTCAAAGATTTATATTCACAGCAAGTATCACTAGCTGGAGCACCAGTTGGCGAACGCGGGGGAGTCAACCCTAAACAAGTAGGTTTAGGTTCTCAATTGGGTGCGATAGATACTATTCATGCACCTGGATCTACTCAATTTACAGGTAACACCTTGGATTTAGCGATAGAAGGAGATGGTTTATTTATTGTAGGTACTCCTGCTACTAGTGGGCAGGGAGTTAAACCCATTACTGGTGGAGAGCAATTTTATACTAGAGCTGGTAACTTTTATTTAGATGCTGGTGCTACGGAAGGGGCTACAGAAGCGTCACTTGTAGATGGAGAAGGACGATACGTTTTAGACAATGAACTTCAAAAAATAACTGTACCATTAACTGCAACATCTTTATCAGTAAGCCAAAATGGTACTGTTTCGTATGTTGTTGCAGAAACTACACCTCCTACAACTGTAAAACTTCAACAAGTAATAGGTTTAGCAAAATTCAATAACCCTGGCGGATTGGAAAAGGTTGGCGGTAATTTGTATAAAGCAAGTGCCAATTCAGGTGATCCTTTAGTGGGAAATCCGATTGGTAAAGATGGACATGGTGCAGTTAAATCCGGCTCCCTAGAAATGTCCAACGTCGATCTATCCGAAGAATTCACAGAAATGATCGTTGCACAACGTGGTTTCCAAGCTAACACGCGAATCATCACGACATCAGACGAAATCTTGCAAGAACTAGTAAACTTGAAGCGATAACATAGCATAGTTTGAGAAGGAGGGTCGGGCCGGCCTTGGCCTGGCCCCTTACATATGATTAAAGTGACAAGACTAAATCGAACGACGTTTACGTTAAATGCATTGTATATAGAGAGAGTCGAGTCGTTTCCAGACACGACGATCACATTGACGACTGGGTCAAAGTATGTCGTTCTTGATTCAGCCGAAGAGGTAAATAGCCGAATCATTGAATTTTATCAAGCGGTCCAGCTGCTATCCAATCCGCATATCCGGGGTGATGAAGAAGATGAAGAATAAGTTGTTGACGATTTCATTGATCATTTTAGTGAGTATTACGTTGATCGGTGTCGTGGCGGTCGTTTTGATTATGAATTTTAATAAAGATAGTGATGGAGAAGAGAAAGCCCCATCGATTGATGAAATTATTGAATCGTCAGTGGATATGGAAGAGATCACCACGAATTTGTCAGGTCGTAATTTTGTCCGTGTGTCGTTAAAAATCCAAACAGATAGTAAAAAAGCGGCTGAAGAATTAACCAAACGTGATTTCCAAGTGAAGAATCTAGCCATTCAAGAATTGTCTGAAATGACCGCAAAAGATCTTGAAGGGAAAGTGGGCAAACAGCAATTTGAAGATACCATTAAAGCAAAGTTGAATGAGCTGATGCAAGATGGTGAAATACAGAAGGTGTATATTGTCTCTTATATCATCCAGTGACGGCTGGAATGACGTACTAGAGAAGTGTGCGCGATGGGAGGTGGGCTTATGTCGGGAGATGTACTGTCCCAAAATGAAATAGATGCGTTGCTGTCTGCTTTATCGACGGGTGAAATGTCAGCAGAAGAAATGAAAAAAGAAGAAGAAACAAGAAAAGTACGTGTCTATGACTTTAAGCGTGCACTTCGTTTCTCAAAAGATCAAATTCGAAGTTTGACTAGGATTCATGAAAATTTCGCCAGATTACTGACGACGTACTTTTCAGCCCAGCTGCGTACGTATGTACAGATCAATGTAATGTCGGTAGACCAAATTCCTTTTGAAGAGTTTATCAGCTCTATACCTAATATGACACTGATCAATATATTTGATGTGTCTCCTCTTGAAGGAAACATTTTAATGGAAGTCAATCCAAACGTAGCCTATTCCATGTTGGAGCGACTGATGGGCGGCTTTGGGTCAAGTTCAGGAAAAACAGATAATATGACTGAAATTGAAACGAAGATTTTAACGAATTTATTTGAACGTTCATTTGATAGCTTACGGGAAGCTTGGTCAGGACTGATTGAAATTGATCCATATTTGACCGAGATGGAAGTCAATCCGCAGTTTCTTCAAATGATTTCACCGAACGAAACCGTTATCGTTATTTCGTTCAATATAATGATTGGTGAATCTAGCGGCATGATCAACATTTGTATTCCCCATGTGGTGCTAGAACCAATTATTCCGAACTTGTCCGTGCAGTATTGGATGCAAACGAATAAAAAAGAACCTACCCCTGAACAAAGCATACAGTTGGAACGACGAATAAAAAATGCGATGCTGCCCGTAGTAGCAGACCTTGGAAAAGGCGAAATATCCATTCACGACTTCTTGCATTTACAGCTTGGGGATGTTATTTCATTGGATACTAGCATTGAGGAACCTCTGACGATACGGATAGGAGAAAAACCTAAATTCACTGCTCAGCCAGGAAAATTACGTAACCGTATGGCTGTTCAAATACTAGAAATACTGAATACGGGAGAGGATGAAGATGATGAGTGATAATATTCTCTCACAGGAAGAGATTGAAGCGTTATTGCGTGGTGAAACATTAGAGCCTGCGGAAACGACCGAACCTGCATCAGAAACTATCGACATTAACGATTACTTGACCGAAATGGAGCAAGACGCATTAGGTGAAGTCGGTAATATTTCATTCGGTAGTTCAGCAACAGCGTTGTCCGCTTTGCTTGGCCAAAAAGTAGAAATCACAACACCTAAACTTACATTAATCCAACGTGATAACTTGGAAGATGATTTCGTTCATCCATATGTTGCGATCAAAGTGGAATACACTGAAGGATTAAGCGGTGTTAATTTGCTTGTCATCAAACAAACGGATGCGGCCATTATCGCTGACTTAATGCTCGGCGGAGACGGCACAGCGCCAAATCAAGACTTAAGTGAAATTCATTTGAGTGCAGTTCAAGAAGCGATGAATCAAATGATGGGATCTTCAGCTACTTCAATGTCTACCATCTTTAATAAAAAAGTCGACATTTCACCACCCACTATTGATTTGTTGAATATTCAAATCGATCAAGGAACCGAATATATTCCTGCACATAATTTATTGATTCGCGTGTCATTCAATTTAAAAGTCGGTGATTTGATTGACTCTGACATAATGCAATTGTTCCCACTGGAGTTCGGTAAAAAGTTAGTGTCTTCCCTGATGGGGGATGAAGAAGCGGCTACTATGACAGAAGTACCGCCCACACCACAGACATCCCACTATTCAGAACCAGAGCCTATGTATGCACCAGAAGAGCCTGCACCCGTGCAACAACAAACAGCCTATCAAGCGCCACCTGTTCAACAACCAGCTGCACCGAGACAGACTCAAGCGCCTGTGCACGTTCAGCAAGCGGAGTTCGCTAGTTTCCAAGCACCATCTTTAAACAAGGAAGAATCAAATAATTTAAATTTACTACTTGATATACCACTCCAAGTAACAGTAGAATTAGGACGTACGAAGCGTTCTGTTAAAGAAATACTGGAAATGTCTGGAGGATCGATTATTGAACTAGATAAATTGGCAGGGGAGCCTGTTGATATATTAGTCAATAATCGCTATATAGCAAAAGGGGAAGTAGTAGTCATTGACGAAAACTTCGGAGTCCGCATTACGGATATTTTGAGTCAAATGGATCGGTTAAACAATTTACGATAGAAGATACTTGGAGGGAATATGAATGGGAAAACGAATTTTAGTAGTAGATGACGCAGCATTTATGCGCATGATGATCAAGGATATCTTAACGAAGAATAACTATGAAGTAGTTGGAGAGGCTGCAGACGGTGCACAAGCTGTCGAAAAGTATAATGAATTGAAGCCCGATCTAGTCACAATGGATATCACAATGCCTGAAATGGATGGAATTGCCGCATTGAAAGCAATTAAAGGTACACACCCATCTGCGACCATCATCATGTGTTCGGCAATGGGGCAGCAGGCAATGGTCATCGATGCAATCCAAGCTGGAGCAAAAGACTTTATCGTTAAACCATTCCAAGCGGACCGTGTTATTGAAGCGATCGACAAAGCATTGAGCTAAGTGCGTCTTATGAATGTAAAAAGAGTAGTCCAATATTTTATACTATTCCTTCTGTGTTTTACTATGACACCATTAGCGCTTGCAGATACGGATCCCGACATCAGCGTGTCAGATTGTATTGGAAAAGGTAAAGATTGTGAAGAAAAAGCACCGGTTGCTGAGAATGATGAAAAAAACATAACTGATAATGACCTGGACGAGCCGAAAGGTCTTACAGCAAAAGATTACATCCGGACTATTCTAGCTTTTATATTTGTAATAGGTTTGCTCGTGTGGTTGCTGCGATTCATGAATAAGCGCAATAGAAGCTTTGATCAAAATCGCCTCATGACGAATTTGGGCGGTGTTCCATTAGGGCAACATAAATCTATTCAACTAGTAAAAATGGGTAGTCATTATTTTGTGGTGGGTGTAGGGGAAAATGTTCAGCTACTAAGAGAAATAGATGATCCTGATGAAATTGCGGATTTGCTTGAACGTTATGATCAAGGCAATGAAGTTCAGAAGGGAATATTTTCACATTTGTATACTCGATTTTTCTCAAAGGCCGAGCAATCTCATGTAGAAGAATCCACTTTCAGTCAAGTGTTCTCAACCAAAATGGATGAAATCAAATCTGATCGTAGAGAACAGTTAAATCGGTTAAATCGGAAGGAGAGCGACCGCGATGGTTGATTTTCTGGAAACATTTTCCGACAGTGATCCGACCAACGTCTCTACTTCTATAAAGATGTTGTTGTTACTTACAGTCTTGTCACTCGCACCAGCGATTTTAATCCTTATGACTTCGTTTGCAAGGATTATTATCGTCTTGTCATTTGTACGAACGGCACTTGCTACACAGCAAATGCCTCCTAACCAAGTGCTAGTAGGTTTAGCTTTATTTCTAACATTCTTCATTATGTCACCTGTGTTATCTCAGGTGAATGAAGAAGCCTTGACTCCGCTGTTTGATGAAGAAATTAGCTTGGACGAGGCATACGAACGTGCCAGTATTCCGTTCAAAGAGTTTATGAGTCAACATACGAGACAGAAAGATTTGGAATTATTCATGCGATATAATCAAATGGAACGACCGGATACGATTGAAGATATTCCTTTGACGATGATGGTACCGGCATTTGCCCTTAGTGAGATTAAAACCGCATTTCAAATGGGCTTCATGATTTTCATTCCTTTTCTAGTCATCGATATGATTGTTGCCAGTGTGCTTATGTCCATGGGGATGATGATGCTTCCGCCTGTTATGATTTCATTGCCGTTCAAGATATTATTATTTGTTCTGGTAGACGGTTGGTATCTTATCATCCAGTCATTGCTGCAAAGCTTTTAGGGAGGAATTTGAATGACGAGTGAATTTGTTATTACCATTGCAGAACGGTCAGTTTGGGTTATTCTTCTCGCTTCAGGTCCTCTCTTAATAGTCGCTTTAATGACAGGACTTGCCGTGAGTATATTTCAGGCAACTACACAGATCCAGGAACAGACATTGGCATTCGTGCCTAAAATTGTAGCGGTAATGGTTGCTATTATATTTTTCGGACCTTGGATGTTATCGTATGTAACTAATTATGCGAGCGATATCTTTTCCAGTCTCTCCAGGTATGTCGGGTGATTGAATGAATGAAATCATTCCGTCTTTACCCGCATTTTTGCTTATTCTGACCCGTGTTACATCTTTCTTTGTGACACTGCCATTATTTTCATATAAAACCATTCCGGCCACGCAGCGTTTACTATTCGGAGCCATATTGGCGTGGATGATGTCTTACTCAATTACAATGCCGGAATTGGTGATTGATGGACAATACATATTACTTGTACTTAAAGAAGCGGTAGTCGGCTTGTCAATCGGCATTGCCGCTTTTATTATTATGTCGGCTATTCAAGTAGCTGGAGGATTCATCGACTTTCAGATGGGGTTTGCGATAGCGAACGTAATTGATCCTCAGACAGGTGCACAGTCGCCGCTGCTTGGACAATTTCTAAATTCGTTGGCGATGTTGTTATTACTTGTCGTGAATGGCCATCATATGTTGTTGGATGGAATATTTTACAGCTATGACTTTGTTCCAATTACAGCTATGTGGCCTCCTTTTGGTAGTCCTAATATGGCGGAATTCATTGTCTTGACGTTTGCGAAATCATTTGCGATTGCTTTCCAAATGGCAATTCCTGTCGTGGCGACATTATTTCTCGTCGATCTGGCTCTTGGAATATCAGCTCGTGCTGTACCCCAATTGAATATTTTTGTTGTAGGTTTCCCGATAAAAATTGGTGTCAGTTTCTTGGTGATCGTGACAATGGCGAGTGTATTCATAGTCGTCATGAAGAAAATGTTTGAGATTATGATTGTGACGATGAGAAATCTGATGATATTGCTCGGAGGTGGCTAACTTGTTACTGAGGCTGGATTTACAATTTTTCGCCGGTGAGAAGACGGAAAAAGCTACCCCGAAAAAAAGGGAAGATTCGCGTAAGAAAGGACAAGTACTAAAAAGTCAAGACGTAACGGCTGCAATCGTACTGTTCTCTATTTTCACATTTATGTTCTTTGCAGCAGGTTTTATGCGAGATAATTTCTTTGTGTTTTTCCGAGAATCGTTTACACACTTTATCCCTATCAAAACAATGGATGAAGAACAAGTCATGTTAGTATACATAAGTGTTATTAAACAAATGGCGATTATTTTGTTGCCGATTATGATCATTGCAGTTATTGCGAGTATTGCAGCGAATCTTTTGCAATTTGGTTTGTTATTTACTACAGAGACATTGAAATTTGATCTAAAGAAAATTGATCCTATAAAAGGATTAAAACGGATCTTTTCTATTCGGGCAATTGTAGAATTGCTAAAATCTATTTTAAAGATTTCTTTTATTGGTACGGTTACAACACTGATCGTATGGAGTAATCTTGGACAAGTGCTCGACTTAGCGTTTAAGACACCACAAGTAACTTTGGTGACTGTAGCAAAATTAGTCGGAATGATGGGGATCATCGCGTCACTAGTACTATTGTTCATTTCCATTTTAGACTTTCTGTATCAGAAATTTGACTATGAAAAAAATCTTAAAATGTCGAAACAAGATATTAAAGATGAAAGTAAAAACATGGACGGCGATCCGCTCATTAAATCTCGCATCAGACAACGTCAGCGGGAAATGGCGATGCGACGTATGATGCAGGAAATACCTGAAGCAGATGTAGTTATCACGAATCCGACTCACTTTGCGATTGCGTTAAAGTATGATGAAGATCAGATGGACTCGCCAATTGTTATTGCGAAAGGTGCAGATTTTGTCGCACAAAAGATTAAGATGATTGCAGCTGAACACGATATTGTCATGGTAGAAAATCGGCCTCTCGCACGTGCTATGTATGACGAGGTAGAAATTGGTGATCGGATACCTGAACAGTTTTTCAAAGCAAT
It encodes the following:
- a CDS encoding MotE family protein gives rise to the protein MAKSKKKKEVKDSVEVSEKKSIGFFQILLAWIIIPLMFTTAVVLIIAKVADVNVFDQAKEWTSKVPFLEQKAPDEKVEGDLILEERVISLQAEIQEKEAQLFEVQDELTQVKDSNETLVIEKEKLNEEIEKLKLEKSESKRDFKEIVTTYEQMSAKSSAPVITKMGDAEAIQILSSLKPATLAAILEKMSPEEAAKYTSMLTK
- a CDS encoding flagellar hook-length control protein FliK, coding for MDLGLLMGIGSPSIPMNSAPSTVNIEGEGFGSVFQSLMSATAIPAKSQTLGADQELTKLLGEVLNVDSLEELEGLLEELKQSVKSPIVAQLLKEAGLRQSILVKETSAEKILSEMVEENAVVKPEELLTQIISSLEKESLVNGNTELNLTDLQNLHKFPSLQQLAALISEDPDKLIEVITNVLEDVGVTKEQLDDIAATGDIWYVLGVLQQLPSEKNKIAMEQLPPKVTVELTALLKTIELTAHKMDLFTKQIDLVKTIQPILSQFASQLEAKVIQPEVKQSVQIPSAMQHVIRFTTEQSAADAKQQDQQSKASETVAPVSAATQTEARPVFQMNTTEKVPESRSETLMREFQAVLNRANFGQTNGMNRISIKLYPEHLGQIRIELLEVNGVMTARILASTAMAREMLDSQMHQLRHAFNQQNLQVDRIDLSQTLQDPSKSDREQAFNKQNQQQKEQATDQNETQDEQQQTFQEFMIELEA
- the flgD gene encoding flagellar hook assembly protein FlgD, which produces MPEGTNSTTTNSTITDSMYLVNKQRDQRKTGPDTMGKDAFMKILIAQMANQDPTNPMKDTEFVAQMAQFSSLEQTMNLANAFEKFAASQNQSQLIQYNSFVGKEIRWHEVSDKKGEDDKPIINEGTGVIQSIKYIDGSVIFTMAGGKELSPGNISEVMGNGSSSGSGAIGQPNNLVQASMLIGKTVGYMEGEEERTGKVISVTNKEGSLHYILQDGTKIEGKQFTTISE
- a CDS encoding TIGR02530 family flagellar biosynthesis protein, which translates into the protein MNKIDIHRIPSPPPIRQGQIQAQSKQSFLEHLQHATQPEKLKISKHASDRLQERGIQMTDSEWAHISQKVDEAKRKGIRESLVLTDQAALIVSAKNSTVITAMNRMEAKDQLFTNIDGTILLS
- the flgG gene encoding flagellar basal body rod protein FlgG, translated to MLRSMYSGISGLKNFQTKLDVIGNNIANVNTYGFKKGRVVFKDLYSQQVSLAGAPVGERGGVNPKQVGLGSQLGAIDTIHAPGSTQFTGNTLDLAIEGDGLFIVGTPATSGQGVKPITGGEQFYTRAGNFYLDAGATEGATEASLVDGEGRYVLDNELQKITVPLTATSLSVSQNGTVSYVVAETTPPTTVKLQQVIGLAKFNNPGGLEKVGGNLYKASANSGDPLVGNPIGKDGHGAVKSGSLEMSNVDLSEEFTEMIVAQRGFQANTRIITTSDEILQELVNLKR
- a CDS encoding flagellar FlbD family protein translates to MIKVTRLNRTTFTLNALYIERVESFPDTTITLTTGSKYVVLDSAEEVNSRIIEFYQAVQLLSNPHIRGDEEDEE
- the fliL gene encoding flagellar basal body-associated protein FliL; the protein is MKNKLLTISLIILVSITLIGVVAVVLIMNFNKDSDGEEKAPSIDEIIESSVDMEEITTNLSGRNFVRVSLKIQTDSKKAAEELTKRDFQVKNLAIQELSEMTAKDLEGKVGKQQFEDTIKAKLNELMQDGEIQKVYIVSYIIQ
- the fliM gene encoding flagellar motor switch protein FliM, whose amino-acid sequence is MSGDVLSQNEIDALLSALSTGEMSAEEMKKEEETRKVRVYDFKRALRFSKDQIRSLTRIHENFARLLTTYFSAQLRTYVQINVMSVDQIPFEEFISSIPNMTLINIFDVSPLEGNILMEVNPNVAYSMLERLMGGFGSSSGKTDNMTEIETKILTNLFERSFDSLREAWSGLIEIDPYLTEMEVNPQFLQMISPNETVIVISFNIMIGESSGMINICIPHVVLEPIIPNLSVQYWMQTNKKEPTPEQSIQLERRIKNAMLPVVADLGKGEISIHDFLHLQLGDVISLDTSIEEPLTIRIGEKPKFTAQPGKLRNRMAVQILEILNTGEDEDDE
- the fliY gene encoding flagellar motor switch phosphatase FliY, with product MSDNILSQEEIEALLRGETLEPAETTEPASETIDINDYLTEMEQDALGEVGNISFGSSATALSALLGQKVEITTPKLTLIQRDNLEDDFVHPYVAIKVEYTEGLSGVNLLVIKQTDAAIIADLMLGGDGTAPNQDLSEIHLSAVQEAMNQMMGSSATSMSTIFNKKVDISPPTIDLLNIQIDQGTEYIPAHNLLIRVSFNLKVGDLIDSDIMQLFPLEFGKKLVSSLMGDEEAATMTEVPPTPQTSHYSEPEPMYAPEEPAPVQQQTAYQAPPVQQPAAPRQTQAPVHVQQAEFASFQAPSLNKEESNNLNLLLDIPLQVTVELGRTKRSVKEILEMSGGSIIELDKLAGEPVDILVNNRYIAKGEVVVIDENFGVRITDILSQMDRLNNLR
- a CDS encoding response regulator, yielding MGKRILVVDDAAFMRMMIKDILTKNNYEVVGEAADGAQAVEKYNELKPDLVTMDITMPEMDGIAALKAIKGTHPSATIIMCSAMGQQAMVIDAIQAGAKDFIVKPFQADRVIEAIDKALS
- a CDS encoding flagellar biosynthetic protein FliO, whose protein sequence is MTPLALADTDPDISVSDCIGKGKDCEEKAPVAENDEKNITDNDLDEPKGLTAKDYIRTILAFIFVIGLLVWLLRFMNKRNRSFDQNRLMTNLGGVPLGQHKSIQLVKMGSHYFVVGVGENVQLLREIDDPDEIADLLERYDQGNEVQKGIFSHLYTRFFSKAEQSHVEESTFSQVFSTKMDEIKSDRREQLNRLNRKESDRDG
- the fliP gene encoding flagellar type III secretion system pore protein FliP (The bacterial flagellar biogenesis protein FliP forms a type III secretion system (T3SS)-type pore required for flagellar assembly.), whose translation is MVDFLETFSDSDPTNVSTSIKMLLLLTVLSLAPAILILMTSFARIIIVLSFVRTALATQQMPPNQVLVGLALFLTFFIMSPVLSQVNEEALTPLFDEEISLDEAYERASIPFKEFMSQHTRQKDLELFMRYNQMERPDTIEDIPLTMMVPAFALSEIKTAFQMGFMIFIPFLVIDMIVASVLMSMGMMMLPPVMISLPFKILLFVLVDGWYLIIQSLLQSF
- the fliQ gene encoding flagellar biosynthesis protein FliQ, with amino-acid sequence MTSEFVITIAERSVWVILLASGPLLIVALMTGLAVSIFQATTQIQEQTLAFVPKIVAVMVAIIFFGPWMLSYVTNYASDIFSSLSRYVG
- the fliR gene encoding flagellar biosynthetic protein FliR, giving the protein MNEIIPSLPAFLLILTRVTSFFVTLPLFSYKTIPATQRLLFGAILAWMMSYSITMPELVIDGQYILLVLKEAVVGLSIGIAAFIIMSAIQVAGGFIDFQMGFAIANVIDPQTGAQSPLLGQFLNSLAMLLLLVVNGHHMLLDGIFYSYDFVPITAMWPPFGSPNMAEFIVLTFAKSFAIAFQMAIPVVATLFLVDLALGISARAVPQLNIFVVGFPIKIGVSFLVIVTMASVFIVVMKKMFEIMIVTMRNLMILLGGG
- the flhB gene encoding flagellar biosynthesis protein FlhB, encoding MANLLLRLDLQFFAGEKTEKATPKKREDSRKKGQVLKSQDVTAAIVLFSIFTFMFFAAGFMRDNFFVFFRESFTHFIPIKTMDEEQVMLVYISVIKQMAIILLPIMIIAVIASIAANLLQFGLLFTTETLKFDLKKIDPIKGLKRIFSIRAIVELLKSILKISFIGTVTTLIVWSNLGQVLDLAFKTPQVTLVTVAKLVGMMGIIASLVLLFISILDFLYQKFDYEKNLKMSKQDIKDESKNMDGDPLIKSRIRQRQREMAMRRMMQEIPEADVVITNPTHFAIALKYDEDQMDSPIVIAKGADFVAQKIKMIAAEHDIVMVENRPLARAMYDEVEIGDRIPEQFFKAIAEILAYVYRIQRKI